A genomic region of Streptomyces rimosus contains the following coding sequences:
- a CDS encoding SanA/YdcF family protein has protein sequence MTQQTQREGRLRRIRSRVRLPRARRGQRRAFQVTVLACVAALLPATWLNATTGSRVRTVEDVPAAPVAVVFGAGLWDGEPSPYLAHRLDAAARLYERGTVRALLVTGDNSREDYDEPDAMRAYLVAHGVPGNRIVSDYAGFDTWDSCTRARRIFGVDRAVLVSQGFHIRRALALCGAAGLDAYGVGVDDRHDVTWYYGGTREVFAAAKAAVEATVRPDPHFLGPREGGVTAALR, from the coding sequence ATGACACAGCAGACACAGCGGGAAGGGCGGCTGCGGCGCATACGGAGCCGGGTGCGCCTGCCCCGGGCGCGGCGCGGACAGCGGCGGGCCTTCCAGGTCACCGTGCTCGCCTGCGTGGCGGCACTGCTGCCCGCGACCTGGCTGAACGCCACCACGGGGTCCCGGGTCCGTACGGTCGAGGACGTCCCGGCGGCGCCGGTCGCCGTGGTCTTCGGCGCGGGTCTGTGGGACGGCGAGCCCTCCCCGTACCTGGCGCACCGGCTGGACGCCGCCGCCCGCCTCTACGAGCGCGGCACGGTCCGCGCGCTCCTCGTCACCGGCGACAACAGCCGCGAGGACTACGACGAGCCGGACGCCATGCGCGCCTACCTGGTCGCGCACGGCGTGCCCGGGAACCGGATCGTCAGCGACTACGCGGGCTTCGACACCTGGGACAGCTGTACGCGGGCCCGCCGGATCTTCGGCGTGGACCGGGCCGTCCTGGTCAGCCAGGGCTTCCACATCCGGCGCGCGCTGGCGCTGTGCGGCGCGGCCGGGCTGGACGCGTACGGGGTCGGCGTCGACGACCGGCACGACGTCACCTGGTACTACGGCGGGACCCGTGAGGTGTTCGCGGCGGCGAAGGCGGCGGTCGAGGCGACGGTACGGCCCGACCCCCACTTCCTCGGACCGCGGGAGGGCGGGGTGACGGCGGCGCTGAGGTGA
- a CDS encoding gamma-glutamylcyclotransferase family protein, translated as MTTEPERLPFFVYGTLRPGRANHARCLRGRTAAEESALVRGVSLYEGPGYPYAVTGPAEAVVHGDLVRPREDVYDAVRAALDRLEGYVPGAPGNLYERVARPAECADGRSVRAWLYVAAEPLAGQLRASGTPVPGGDWKRPPR; from the coding sequence ATGACCACCGAGCCCGAGCGCCTGCCGTTCTTCGTCTACGGAACGCTGCGCCCCGGCCGGGCCAACCACGCCCGCTGCCTGCGCGGCCGGACGGCGGCCGAGGAATCCGCGCTGGTCAGAGGCGTGTCGCTGTACGAGGGGCCAGGCTATCCGTACGCCGTGACCGGGCCCGCCGAGGCGGTCGTGCACGGCGATCTCGTCCGGCCGCGGGAGGACGTGTACGACGCCGTGCGCGCGGCCCTGGACCGGCTGGAGGGGTACGTCCCGGGCGCCCCCGGCAACCTCTACGAGCGGGTGGCGCGGCCGGCCGAGTGCGCCGACGGCCGGAGCGTCCGCGCGTGGCTGTACGTGGCGGCCGAGCCGCTGGCCGGACAGCTGCGCGCGTCCGGCACACCGGTCCCGGGCGGCGACTGGAAGCGGCCGCCCCGTTAA
- a CDS encoding adenosine deaminase: MPPTTPAPATPFPKAELHLHIEGTLEPGLAFALAERNGVTLPYATEDELRRAYSFSDLQSFLNLYYALMAVLRTEDDFADLTHAYLARAQAQGVRHAEIFFDPQAHTSRGVPIGTVIGGLTRALDTAEERYGITTRLIMCFLRDESAESALATFEAARPYLDRITAVGLDSAEVGHPPSKFKEVYALAREAGLKCVAHAGEEGPPAYVWEALDVLGVDRIDHGVRCLEDPDLVARLVADQVPLTVCPLSNVRLRVIDELADHPLPAMLDAGLLVTVNSDDPAYFGGYADDNFTAVRDALDLDEETLRTLARNSFRASFLDEATRETYLKEVEAHGR; this comes from the coding sequence GTGCCCCCCACCACCCCGGCCCCGGCGACCCCGTTCCCCAAGGCGGAACTGCACCTCCACATCGAGGGCACCCTGGAACCCGGGCTGGCCTTCGCCCTCGCCGAGCGCAACGGCGTCACCCTCCCGTACGCCACCGAGGACGAGCTGCGCCGCGCGTACTCCTTCAGCGACCTCCAGTCGTTCCTGAACCTCTACTACGCGCTGATGGCCGTGCTGCGCACCGAGGACGACTTCGCCGACCTCACCCACGCCTACCTGGCCCGCGCGCAGGCCCAGGGCGTCCGGCACGCGGAGATCTTCTTCGACCCGCAGGCGCACACCTCGCGCGGTGTGCCGATCGGCACCGTCATCGGGGGCCTGACGCGCGCGCTGGATACCGCCGAGGAGCGCTACGGCATCACCACTCGCCTGATCATGTGCTTCCTGCGCGACGAGAGCGCCGAGTCCGCGCTGGCCACCTTCGAGGCGGCCCGCCCGTACCTGGACCGGATCACCGCCGTCGGCCTGGACTCGGCGGAGGTCGGGCACCCGCCGTCGAAGTTCAAGGAGGTCTACGCGCTGGCGCGGGAGGCCGGGCTCAAGTGCGTGGCGCACGCGGGCGAGGAGGGCCCGCCCGCGTACGTGTGGGAGGCGCTGGACGTGCTCGGCGTGGACCGTATCGACCACGGCGTGCGCTGCCTGGAGGACCCGGATCTGGTCGCCCGCCTGGTCGCCGACCAGGTGCCGCTGACCGTCTGCCCGCTGTCCAACGTCCGGCTGCGCGTCATCGACGAGCTGGCCGACCACCCGCTGCCCGCGATGCTGGACGCCGGCCTGCTGGTCACCGTCAACTCGGACGACCCCGCCTACTTCGGCGGCTACGCCGACGACAACTTCACCGCCGTGCGCGACGCCCTGGACCTGGACGAGGAGACGCTGCGCACCCTCGCCCGCAACTCCTTCCGCGCGTCCTTCCTGGACGAGGCGACCCGCGAGACGTACCTCAAGGAGGTCGAGGCGCACGGGCGGTGA
- a CDS encoding MarR family winged helix-turn-helix transcriptional regulator, producing the protein MQYSHSDAELAGQPIGYWAWAAHTAAVTHIRTGLARHGLDQPQWWVLNQLVGHADGRDRAEVTDMLKGYLDVGAEGIGAAVDALLGRGLAVADGGRLHITAEGADLHARCAALQKEMRATIHDGISDEEYVRTLKVLQRMIHNVDGKMWHH; encoded by the coding sequence ATGCAGTACTCGCACAGCGACGCCGAACTCGCGGGCCAGCCCATCGGCTACTGGGCCTGGGCCGCCCACACGGCAGCCGTCACGCACATCCGCACGGGGCTGGCCCGCCACGGGCTGGACCAGCCCCAGTGGTGGGTGCTCAACCAGCTCGTGGGCCACGCGGACGGCCGCGACCGGGCGGAGGTCACCGACATGCTCAAGGGCTACCTGGACGTCGGCGCCGAGGGCATCGGCGCGGCCGTCGACGCCCTCCTCGGCCGCGGCCTCGCCGTCGCGGACGGCGGGCGCCTGCACATCACCGCCGAGGGCGCGGACCTGCACGCCCGGTGCGCCGCGCTCCAGAAGGAGATGCGCGCGACGATCCACGACGGCATCAGCGATGAGGAGTACGTCCGTACGCTCAAGGTGCTCCAGCGCATGATCCACAACGTGGACGGCAAGATGTGGCACCACTGA
- a CDS encoding nuclear transport factor 2 family protein yields MTADPTADTPGTATDRAPVAEATRSVVRQFLAARPAGDTGRLTGLFADEVDRQLAENPAVPWIRPRHTAAECAAQAEEPAAHTVPEEARASLDAFLADGTDAVVTGHVAGTVRATGGTSEGPFALRLTVENGRITRHHLYENSLSIAEACRP; encoded by the coding sequence ATGACCGCCGACCCCACCGCCGACACCCCGGGTACGGCCACGGACCGGGCCCCGGTCGCCGAGGCCACCCGGTCCGTCGTGCGGCAGTTCCTCGCCGCCCGGCCGGCCGGGGACACCGGGCGGCTCACCGGACTGTTCGCCGACGAGGTCGACCGGCAGCTCGCCGAGAACCCCGCCGTCCCGTGGATCCGCCCCCGGCACACGGCCGCCGAATGCGCCGCCCAGGCGGAGGAACCGGCCGCCCACACCGTCCCCGAGGAAGCCCGCGCCTCACTCGACGCCTTCCTGGCCGACGGCACCGACGCCGTCGTGACCGGACACGTCGCGGGAACCGTACGCGCCACGGGCGGGACCTCCGAGGGCCCCTTCGCGCTCCGCCTCACCGTCGAGAACGGACGCATCACCCGCCACCACCTCTACGAGAACAGCCTGTCCATCGCGGAGGCGTGCAGGCCGTGA
- a CDS encoding molybdopterin oxidoreductase family protein, translating to MTAATPRTAHAPAAPPQEAHASAPVETHCPYCSLQCGMGLRRAPAGAAGPPAEVVERPAFPVNRGALCGKGRTAAELLAPGARLTEPLVRDTATGRLVPADWETALRRVADGLARTGAAYGKDAVGVFGGGGLTNEKAYALGKFARVVLGTSQIDYNGRFCMSSAAAAHQRAFGLDRGLPFPLADIARTGCVLLVGSNLAETMPPALRYLTELKENGGRLIVVDPRRTRTAEQADLHLAPRPGTDLALALGLLHLVVAEGRTDEEFIAARTSGWPAARAAAMAHWPELVERITGVPVPQLRAAVRLFCEADGSMVLTARGPEQQAKGTDTVGAWINLCLATGRAGRERSGYGCLTGQGNGQGGREHGQKADQLPGYRKLADPAARAHVAGVWGVPPDSLPGPGRSAYELLDALGRDVRALLLMGSNPVVSAPRAAHVEQRIRALDFLAVADVVLSETAALADVVLPVAQWAEETGTTTNLEGRVLLRRRALSPPPGVRTDLEVLNALASHLGWEKGFPADPEEVFDELRRASAGGPADYAGITYRRIATEDGVFWPCADEDHPGTPRLFLDRFATPDGRARFVPVTHRPAAEEPDEAYPVVLTTGRVLAQYQSGAQTRRVPDLNTAAPGPYVEIHPRLARQHGIENGRPVAVTSRRGRAVAPARYSEAIRSDTVFMPFHWPGPGRANTLTNPALDPTSGMPEFKVCAVRVEAVAPEEEA from the coding sequence ATGACTGCCGCCACCCCCCGCACCGCCCACGCCCCGGCGGCCCCGCCGCAGGAAGCGCACGCGAGCGCGCCCGTGGAGACGCACTGCCCGTACTGCTCCCTCCAGTGCGGCATGGGCCTGCGCCGCGCCCCGGCGGGCGCCGCCGGTCCCCCGGCCGAGGTCGTGGAGCGCCCGGCGTTCCCGGTCAACCGGGGCGCCCTGTGCGGCAAGGGCCGCACCGCCGCCGAACTGCTCGCACCGGGGGCCCGGCTGACCGAGCCGCTGGTACGGGACACGGCGACCGGCCGCCTCGTACCGGCGGACTGGGAGACGGCGCTGCGCCGGGTGGCCGACGGCCTGGCCCGTACCGGCGCCGCGTACGGCAAGGACGCGGTGGGCGTCTTCGGCGGGGGCGGTCTGACGAACGAGAAGGCGTACGCGCTGGGCAAATTCGCGCGGGTGGTGCTCGGCACCTCGCAGATCGACTACAACGGCCGGTTCTGCATGTCCTCGGCCGCCGCCGCGCACCAGCGGGCCTTCGGCCTGGACCGCGGCCTGCCGTTCCCGCTGGCGGACATCGCCCGTACCGGCTGCGTGCTCCTCGTCGGCTCGAACCTTGCCGAGACGATGCCGCCCGCGCTGCGCTATCTGACGGAGCTGAAGGAGAACGGCGGCCGGCTGATCGTCGTCGACCCGCGCCGTACCCGCACCGCCGAGCAGGCGGACCTGCACCTGGCGCCGCGCCCCGGCACCGACCTGGCGCTCGCGCTGGGGCTGCTGCATCTGGTGGTGGCGGAGGGGCGTACGGACGAGGAGTTCATCGCGGCCCGTACCAGCGGCTGGCCCGCGGCACGGGCCGCCGCGATGGCGCACTGGCCGGAACTGGTCGAGCGGATCACCGGCGTACCGGTGCCGCAACTACGTGCCGCGGTGCGCCTGTTCTGCGAAGCGGACGGCTCGATGGTGCTGACGGCACGCGGCCCCGAACAGCAGGCGAAGGGGACGGACACGGTCGGCGCGTGGATCAACCTGTGCCTGGCGACCGGCCGGGCGGGCCGCGAGCGCTCCGGATACGGGTGCCTGACCGGCCAGGGCAACGGGCAGGGCGGGCGCGAACACGGCCAGAAGGCGGACCAGTTGCCGGGCTACCGCAAGCTGGCCGATCCGGCGGCGCGGGCGCATGTGGCGGGCGTGTGGGGCGTACCGCCGGACTCCCTCCCGGGGCCCGGCCGCAGCGCGTACGAGCTGCTGGACGCGCTGGGCCGCGACGTGCGCGCCCTGCTCCTCATGGGCTCCAACCCCGTCGTCTCCGCGCCCCGCGCCGCCCACGTGGAGCAGCGCATCCGGGCGCTGGACTTCCTCGCGGTGGCCGATGTCGTGCTGTCGGAGACGGCGGCGCTGGCGGACGTGGTGCTGCCGGTCGCCCAGTGGGCGGAGGAGACCGGGACCACGACGAACCTGGAGGGCCGGGTACTGCTGCGCCGCCGCGCCCTGTCCCCGCCTCCCGGCGTCCGCACCGACCTCGAAGTCCTCAACGCCCTCGCCTCTCACCTGGGTTGGGAGAAGGGCTTCCCCGCCGACCCGGAAGAGGTCTTCGACGAACTGCGCCGCGCCTCGGCCGGCGGCCCGGCCGACTACGCCGGCATCACCTACCGGCGCATCGCGACCGAGGACGGCGTCTTCTGGCCCTGCGCCGACGAGGACCACCCCGGCACCCCACGCCTCTTTTTGGACCGCTTCGCGACCCCCGACGGCCGGGCCCGCTTCGTCCCGGTCACCCACCGCCCCGCCGCCGAGGAACCGGACGAGGCGTACCCGGTGGTCCTCACCACGGGCCGGGTCCTGGCCCAGTACCAGTCGGGCGCCCAGACCCGCCGCGTCCCCGACCTGAACACCGCCGCCCCCGGCCCGTACGTGGAGATCCACCCGCGCCTCGCCCGGCAGCACGGCATCGAGAACGGCCGCCCGGTGGCGGTCACCTCCCGCCGCGGCCGCGCGGTGGCCCCCGCCCGCTACAGCGAGGCGATCCGCTCCGACACGGTCTTCATGCCCTTCCACTGGCCGGGCCCCGGACGCGCGAACACGCTCACCAACCCGGCCCTCGACCCGACGTCGGGGATGCCGGAGTTCAAGGTGTGCGCGGTGCGGGTGGAGGCGGTGGCCCCCGAGGAAGAGGCATGA
- a CDS encoding sirohydrochlorin chelatase: MTASTPPPPPAGPSGTEVPFDSTAQIMTEITTQLGERLGRVRLHGLPRRGPAAPRPAPGAATARQAPPLVAVAHGSRDPRALRTVTALLDRVRALRPGLTVRLGHIELNAPLLPDTLARLNGPAVAVPLLLARGHHVGHDIPAALADAPHLTACLARPLGPHPLLAEALHARLEEAGARRPSAVVLAAAGSRAPESATDTARTARLLSDRLGGVPVLPAYASAPPEGGPPGTPLSVPAALRALAARGHHRPAVASCFTAPGRFAAQCAAAAPGPAAAPLGDHPALARLVLHRYDQALAARSAYDHDPTGAATVAV; the protein is encoded by the coding sequence ATGACGGCGTCGACACCGCCCCCACCGCCCGCGGGCCCCTCCGGCACCGAGGTCCCCTTCGACAGTACGGCGCAGATCATGACGGAGATCACCACCCAGCTCGGCGAACGGCTCGGCCGGGTCCGGCTGCACGGCCTGCCCCGCCGCGGCCCGGCCGCACCCCGCCCCGCTCCCGGCGCCGCAACGGCCCGGCAGGCACCCCCGCTCGTCGCGGTGGCGCACGGCAGCCGCGACCCCCGCGCCCTGCGTACCGTGACCGCTCTCCTGGACCGGGTACGCGCCCTGCGCCCCGGTCTCACCGTCCGCCTCGGCCACATCGAGCTGAACGCGCCCCTGCTCCCCGACACGCTGGCCCGCCTGAACGGCCCGGCCGTCGCCGTCCCCCTGCTGCTCGCCCGCGGCCACCACGTCGGCCACGACATCCCCGCGGCGCTCGCCGACGCGCCCCACCTCACGGCCTGCCTCGCCCGCCCCCTCGGCCCGCACCCCCTGCTCGCCGAAGCCCTGCACGCGCGCCTCGAAGAGGCCGGCGCCCGGCGGCCGAGTGCCGTCGTCCTCGCCGCCGCCGGATCGCGCGCCCCCGAATCGGCCACCGACACGGCCCGTACGGCGCGCCTCCTGTCCGACCGGCTCGGCGGCGTACCCGTCCTGCCCGCCTACGCCTCCGCGCCTCCCGAAGGCGGCCCGCCCGGCACCCCGCTCTCCGTCCCCGCCGCGCTGCGCGCCCTCGCCGCCCGCGGCCACCACCGCCCGGCCGTCGCCTCCTGCTTCACCGCGCCCGGCCGCTTCGCCGCCCAGTGCGCCGCCGCGGCCCCCGGGCCCGCCGCCGCGCCGCTCGGCGACCACCCCGCGCTGGCCCGGCTGGTGCTGCACCGCTACGACCAGGCGCTCGCTGCGCGCAGCGCATACGACCACGACCCCACCGGGGCGGCTACCGTCGCCGTATGA